The nucleotide window AAGCAGATACTTCAAGAAAAGCCGAGGACCTTACTGGAGTTATCATACGAAATGTTTGCTGATGCTATTAAGAATGGTGCCATTTTCTTGGTTTTGTCAGAAGTGCTTGGGTATTTGGATTGGGGGAGAGAAGAGGGTACTATTGAAGTTGATGAATCAAATATGAAGTATCGGGTGACAAACTGATTGGAATGTCCGATTTAAGTTAACATGGAATTTAACCCCTTCCATTTGACAATAAGGAAGCCAATACCCAGCTTGTAACTGACAACTGACAACTGACAACTGACAACTGACAACTGACAACTGACAACTGACAACTGACAACTGACAACTGACAACTGACAACTACTATGTCTACGATTTTTACAAAAATTATTGAAGGTGAAATTCCATGTCACAAGGTAGCCGAAACGGATGATCATATTGCTTTTTTGGATATCAATCCCATTGCTGAGGGGCATACCTTAGTAGTTCCTAAAAAAGAGGTTGATTACTTTTTTGACCTACCGGATGAGCTCATGCAGAGTACGATGTCAGTAGCCAAACATATCTCTCATGCTATTGATGAAGCTTTGAATCCACTGCGAACAGGAGTGATTGTACAGGGGCTGGAAGTTCCGCATGCGCATGTACATCTTATTCCACTCTACAAAGAAGATCAGGTCATGGCATTAGGGCACAATGTTTCGGTTAGTGAAGAACGAATGATTGAATTGAAAGGAAAAATTACAGCCGAAATATCATTATGAAAGTATCGATCCTTAACGGACCTAATTTAAATATGTTGGGCAAACGTGATCCCAAACAGTATGGTACCGATACACTGAATGATATTGAACAGCTGCTTATAGATTCATTTCCCAATCACGAAATGACTTTTTTTCAAAGTAATTTGGAAGGTGAACTTGTAGAGGCAATTCAATCGCTCATGGAAAGTGATGTCGATGGTGTTATTGCCAATTTCGGAGGATACTCACATAGCTCAGTTGCTATTCGCGATGCGCTTGATTTAATTGAAATGCCTATTGTGGAAGTACACCTTTCGAATATCCACGCGCGCGAAGAGTTTCGCGAACGTACGCTTACCGGAGCAGTTGTTGCCGGAATTATCACTGGGTTTGGGAAACAAAGTTATGTGCTTGGGGTACATGCCCTTGAAAAACTGGTTGGAGAAGACTAAAAAAGAGCGTCGCTCTAAACTTGTTTCAGAGTCTATAATACCAGACAAATAATATCATCATTTGAAAAAGCTACGAGAATTACTTTCTGATACGCTTGTATATGGGATAAGCAGTGTGTTAGCACGATTCATTGGTTATCTGCTTGTGCCCCTGCATACTGCTGAGTTTGCTACTTCTCAGTATGGTGTGGTAAGTTTGGTTTATGCCGGACTGGCATTTTTGAATGTTGTTTTTACTTTTGGGATGGAGTCGGCTTACCTGCGCTATGCCAAAGATCGGGAACAGGCAAAAAATGTTTTCAAAACACTACAATTAGGATTAGGAGCACTTTCGTCCGTACTGGTTCTGTTATTGGTGTTTTTTGCCCCGGTTTTAATGCCGGCAATGAGCTTGGAATCCACAGGCAGTAAAAATTTATATTGGATGATGCTCGGCATCCTCTGGTTTGATACGATGGTGCTGGTACCTTTTGCTGAGCTTCGACTGGTCCGTCGGCAATGGATGTTTGCCATTCTGAAAACAGGTAATATCTTGGTCAATGTGGGATTGCAATTTTACCTTATATTAGGATTGCAGTGGGGTATCGAAGCAGTCTTTTTCGCCAGTCTTATCGCTTCTGGATTAACGTTTTTGGTGATTTGGGTTGTAACGATGCCGATGCTTTCCGGCCGCTGGGATACGCCTATTTTCAAGAAAGCACTGCGATTTGGTTTGCCCTTTGTGCCTGCGGGATTGGGGTATGCCATCAATGAAACGTTAGACCGATTTTTTCTGGGCAATTACCTATCCCAATCAACAGTGGCAGAGTTATACCGTCCCGACATGACACCCGATGATATCGTGGGGATTTACAGTGCTTGTTATAAGCTGTCGGTATTTATGCTGCTGTTCGTGCAGATGTTTCGAATGGCTTGGCAACCTTTCTTTTTACGCGAATCGGACGATCCTGATGCGCCTGAGCTTTATCGGGATGTATTTCGATATTTTAATGTGGTTGCCGGTATTTGTTTTTTATTTGTGGCTCTTTTTGCGCAGCAGATCGTCCAAATAAAGATACCTGGGCTCGACTTATATTTAGTAGGTGAGCAGTATTGGTCGGGGCTTTCTATTGTTCCGCTACTATTGGGTGCTTATTGGTTTCAAGGATGGTATATGAATTTTTCAGCGGGTATCTTCATTGAAGAAGAAACTAAGATTCTGCCCATTATTACGCTTGTCGGAGCTGGTATTACAGTTGTTGCCAATCTAATATTAATACCATATTACGGCATGATGGGATCGGCGGGTGCAACCCTGATCAGTTACGCTTCTATGGCTATGCTTCTCTACTATAAAAGCGTACAGGTATATCAGGTTGACTACCAACTGTTTCGGGCTTTTGGGATGATGATTGTTGGAGCAGCTTCTGTTTACTTTCTTCCATCGGTAGTTAATTGGATGGGGTCGGAATGGACGAGTCGCTTCATCGTGTTATTAATAGGTAGTGCAGGAGTAGTCTTACTGGCATTACCAAATTATTATAAGAAGCGATAAGACTACGATTCCGTTTTTGTTGTAAAAGCATTTATGGTTTCAGCGGTCTCCTGCCTTGTAAAATTATTGATCAAATAATTTCAAAACTATTTGGTGATATTATTATGGAAAGTAAAGTAGGTATTTATGTTGATGCAGTGAATGTAACTATGAATGGTGGTTTTGGTCTGCGGTATGATATTCTTCGAAAGTTTGCTTCACGTGATGGTTCGGTACCTTCTCGTATGAATGTATACTTGGCTTTTGATGAACGCCGAGCCGAAGAAGATCAGGATTACAAAAATAAAACGACCCGCTTTAGTGAGGTGCTACGCGATTTTGAGTATAAGGTGATCAAGAAACCGGTACAGTACTATCGCGATGAGGAAACACAGGAGACGATTACGAAATCTACCGTCGATATGGATATGGCCGTGGATATGGTCACGCAAGCTGATGATCTGGATAAAGTGCTGCTTTTGACCAATAACGGTAGTTATGTGAGTGTGATTGATGCTATTCAGCGTAAGGGAGCACGTGTTGAGCTTATCGGTTTCGATGATATGTCAAAAAATCTCAAAGAAGAAACGGATGTCTATATTTCGGGTTATTTAATTCCTGGCCTCCTGCCTATTGAATCGCCCTACGCCTGGGGAAAGCCGGGCTCGCGTGTACGTGGGGTTTGCTATGATTTTTCCCACGATGATGGGTATGGATTTTTGCGATTTCTGACGGGTATAGGGAAAAATCTATGGATTACCGATTCTCGTTTTGATGAGTCTCCTTACAGTACTGTTTTTGCACATATTTCGCAATTTGAGGACAATTTTGATACAAATTTTTTACCAAGCCGTGATCTTATTTTTGAGTTTGACATGGTCGAAAATGAGAAAGGGCTTGTAGCTGAAGATATTGTGTTAATTTCAGCACCGTAAAAATTTGTTGTTTAGGTAGGGTTATAAAAGAAAAAGGGATTTCGCTATGGTCGGCGAAATCCCTTTTTGTAAATGCAAGTAGTGAGGGCCTTACGTCCTCAAATTTATTGCGATTTATTTATCCATCAGCTGACGGAAATCTTTAAGCACAGAGTGCACGTGATCAGCTGACTCATCTAAAAGTTCTTGTTCTTCGTCGTTTAAGTCAACCTCAATAATTTCTTTAATTCCGCCTTTGCCGAGCTTCACGGGAACGCCTAAGAATAGATCTTCCTGTCCGTATTCGCCGTTTAGGTGAGCAGCACAAGGGAATACCCTATTTTGGTCAAGCATAATCGCTTCTACCATTTGTGCGGCTGCTGCGCCAGGTGCATACCATGCAGAGGTTCCCATCAGGTTGACGAGTTCACCACCGCCGCCTTTGGTGCGTTCAACGATTTCTTCAAGTTTATCTTCATCAATAAACTGGGTGATAGGCATTCCGCAAACGGTCGTAAAGCGGGGAAGAGGAACCATGGTGTCTCCGTGCCCGCCTAACAGAAGTGCCTGAATGTCTTTGGGAGAAACGCCAATTTCTTCGGCAAGGAACGAGCGGTAACGAGCCGTATCTAAAATACCAGCCATTCCCATTACGCGACTGGAATCAAGTCCACTGGTTTCGAGGGCAACCTGTGCCATCACGTCAAGGGGATTGGAAACGACAATGATAATGGTGTTAGGAGAATGCTTAACAAGCTTTTCAGTAACATCCTGAACAATATTGGCATTGATTTCGAGCAAGTCGTCACGACTCATGCCTGGCTTACGAGGAACACCGGCTGTTATAACGCATACATCTGATCCGGCCGTATCTTCATAATCAACGGTACCGGTCAGTTTGGTATCAAACTGGTGAATGGGCGAAGATTCCCACTGGTCAAGGGCACGTCCTTTTGATGGATAAATTTTATCTCCGTCTTTCTCTTGTACGATATCAACCATAACAACTTCTTTTGCAAAATCGCGTTGTGCTACGGCCATTGATACCGTTGAACCGACATTACCGCCGGCACCGACTACTGTTACTTTCATGAGACTAATAGTTTTTGGGGATTAAAAATTTCAGGTGGAAGATACGATTTTATGAGCTGAATATCAGGGATAGAACAGTTGAAGGTTAAATGTTGAAATGTTGAATCTTGTGGCTTTGAACCTTGAACTTTCAACCTTGAACACTATGATCGTTGCCTCGAATCCATACCCCACATTAACTTGTTACGGAGGGTATCAAAATAACTTTGGTTAGGCAGTTCAATCAGATCAATCGTAAAGTTGGAGCGCTTGATATTTACTTCAAATGGATAGGTCTCAATTTCTTTGATTTGGCCGTCGTAAGAAAAGAGTACGTCGTGATCCTGCTTTTTAATAGTTACCTTCAAATATTTGTCTGAGGGCAGTACCAACGGTCGTGTAGTTAGCGTATGTGGATTAATGGGAGTTACAACCATTACATTGGTATTGGGCATTACAATAGGTCCACCGGAAGAAAGATTATAGGCAGTAGAACCTGTAGGTGAGGCAACAATCAGGCCATCGGCCCAGTAATTGTTGATAAACATGCCATTATATTCGGCCCCGACATTCACCATCGAAGTCGAATCTCGCTTTGAGAACAGAAACTCATTAAGAGCGTGATAAAGATTTTCCTGGTTATCCTTTGCTTCTAACAGGTATCGTTTTTCGATACGGTAGTTGTCTTGCAGAACATCATCAAGCGCCTCGTGAATATTTTCTTTCTGGGTATTAGCCATAAACCCAAGCCGTCCGCTGTTGACCCCTAAAATTGGTTTTGGAATGCTTTTCATCAGCCGCGCTGTGTATAGCATCGTCCCGTCGCCGCCGAGAGCAATAATGATGTCCGCCTTATCAATAGCCGTTTCTTCATCTGCTACAATCACCGCAGAGGGATGTTCTTCTCCACTATATAGTTCCTGCAGATCCGAGCAGAAAAAAACCTGCACATCGTTTTCGTCAGACCATGTTAAGAGCTCAATAAACGGCTTTTTAACTGAGTATTTTGTGGGATTTGCTATAACGGCAAATGTCATAGAAAGTTTGTTAATCAGTGGTTGGGACGGTTACATTTCGAAGGTCTATCCACCACACATAATCATTGAAGTTTAGATTTTGAACTCCACTTCGTTGTAATGAGGGGGGATGAACATAAAACCGAAAAATTGGTTCGTTGCTATTATCATTATTATCAATTAATGGCAGCCCTTTTTTAAAATAGAGTTCCGTATCGCTTGTTGGTACCCGTATCTCTACCATCTGTAATTTGGTATTCTGTTGCGAAACGACTTTAGAGAGAGAGCCTAAATAAGTACGAACATAAGGATCATCAGAGTAGATCACATCTATCTGATCGGCTGCCAGAGTTGTATCGAATAGTGAAGACTG belongs to Fodinibius sp. Rm-B-1B1-1 and includes:
- a CDS encoding type II 3-dehydroquinate dehydratase, producing the protein MKVSILNGPNLNMLGKRDPKQYGTDTLNDIEQLLIDSFPNHEMTFFQSNLEGELVEAIQSLMESDVDGVIANFGGYSHSSVAIRDALDLIEMPIVEVHLSNIHAREEFRERTLTGAVVAGIITGFGKQSYVLGVHALEKLVGED
- a CDS encoding NAD(+)/NADH kinase, giving the protein MTFAVIANPTKYSVKKPFIELLTWSDENDVQVFFCSDLQELYSGEEHPSAVIVADEETAIDKADIIIALGGDGTMLYTARLMKSIPKPILGVNSGRLGFMANTQKENIHEALDDVLQDNYRIEKRYLLEAKDNQENLYHALNEFLFSKRDSTSMVNVGAEYNGMFINNYWADGLIVASPTGSTAYNLSSGGPIVMPNTNVMVVTPINPHTLTTRPLVLPSDKYLKVTIKKQDHDVLFSYDGQIKEIETYPFEVNIKRSNFTIDLIELPNQSYFDTLRNKLMWGMDSRQRS
- a CDS encoding lipopolysaccharide biosynthesis protein encodes the protein MKKLRELLSDTLVYGISSVLARFIGYLLVPLHTAEFATSQYGVVSLVYAGLAFLNVVFTFGMESAYLRYAKDREQAKNVFKTLQLGLGALSSVLVLLLVFFAPVLMPAMSLESTGSKNLYWMMLGILWFDTMVLVPFAELRLVRRQWMFAILKTGNILVNVGLQFYLILGLQWGIEAVFFASLIASGLTFLVIWVVTMPMLSGRWDTPIFKKALRFGLPFVPAGLGYAINETLDRFFLGNYLSQSTVAELYRPDMTPDDIVGIYSACYKLSVFMLLFVQMFRMAWQPFFLRESDDPDAPELYRDVFRYFNVVAGICFLFVALFAQQIVQIKIPGLDLYLVGEQYWSGLSIVPLLLGAYWFQGWYMNFSAGIFIEEETKILPIITLVGAGITVVANLILIPYYGMMGSAGATLISYASMAMLLYYKSVQVYQVDYQLFRAFGMMIVGAASVYFLPSVVNWMGSEWTSRFIVLLIGSAGVVLLALPNYYKKR
- a CDS encoding NYN domain-containing protein; the protein is MESKVGIYVDAVNVTMNGGFGLRYDILRKFASRDGSVPSRMNVYLAFDERRAEEDQDYKNKTTRFSEVLRDFEYKVIKKPVQYYRDEETQETITKSTVDMDMAVDMVTQADDLDKVLLLTNNGSYVSVIDAIQRKGARVELIGFDDMSKNLKEETDVYISGYLIPGLLPIESPYAWGKPGSRVRGVCYDFSHDDGYGFLRFLTGIGKNLWITDSRFDESPYSTVFAHISQFEDNFDTNFLPSRDLIFEFDMVENEKGLVAEDIVLISAP
- a CDS encoding HIT family protein; protein product: MSTIFTKIIEGEIPCHKVAETDDHIAFLDINPIAEGHTLVVPKKEVDYFFDLPDELMQSTMSVAKHISHAIDEALNPLRTGVIVQGLEVPHAHVHLIPLYKEDQVMALGHNVSVSEERMIELKGKITAEISL
- the mdh gene encoding malate dehydrogenase, producing MKVTVVGAGGNVGSTVSMAVAQRDFAKEVVMVDIVQEKDGDKIYPSKGRALDQWESSPIHQFDTKLTGTVDYEDTAGSDVCVITAGVPRKPGMSRDDLLEINANIVQDVTEKLVKHSPNTIIIVVSNPLDVMAQVALETSGLDSSRVMGMAGILDTARYRSFLAEEIGVSPKDIQALLLGGHGDTMVPLPRFTTVCGMPITQFIDEDKLEEIVERTKGGGGELVNLMGTSAWYAPGAAAAQMVEAIMLDQNRVFPCAAHLNGEYGQEDLFLGVPVKLGKGGIKEIIEVDLNDEEQELLDESADHVHSVLKDFRQLMDK